A genome region from Brassica oleracea var. oleracea cultivar TO1000 chromosome C2, BOL, whole genome shotgun sequence includes the following:
- the LOC106323126 gene encoding ATPase 1, plasma membrane-type-like, translating into MAMYMLFLTCGLITFPDDQLAIGKETGRRLGMRTSMYPSAALLGTVKDSNIASIPVEELIEKADGFAGVFPEHKYEIVKKLQERKHIVGMTGDGVNDAPALKKADIGIAVADATDAARGASDIVLTEPGLSVIISAVLTSRAIFQRMKNYTVRILLVFFLHYAHYLCSFAPISNIFFYLPENE; encoded by the exons ATGGCTATGTATATGCTTTTCCTAACTTGCGGTCTAATTACGTTTCCAGATGACCAACTTGCTATTGGTAAGGAAACCGGTCGCAGGCTTGGAATGCGAACCAGCATGTATCCATCTGCGGCTCTTCTTGGTACTGTCAAGGACTCCAACATTGCATCCATTCCTGTTGAGGAGTTGATTGAGAAGGCTGATGGGTTTGCTGGGGTCTTTCCAG AGCACAAATATGAAATTGTGAAAAAGCTGCAAGAGAGGAAACACATTGTTGGAATGACTGGTGATGGTGTCAACGATGCTCCTGCATTGAAGAAAGCTGACATTGGTATTGCTGTGGCCGATGCTACAGATGCTGCTCGTGGTGCTTCAGATATTGTTCTCACTGAACCTGGATTGAGTGTTATCATCAGTGCAGTGCTCACTAGCAGAGCTATCTTCCAGAGAATGAAGAACTACACCGTGCGCATACTCTTAGTTTTTTTCTTACATTATGCCCACTATTTGTGTTCGTTTGCACCAATATCTAACATCTTTTTCTATCTTCCAGAGAATGAATAA